Part of the Benincasa hispida cultivar B227 chromosome 12, ASM972705v1, whole genome shotgun sequence genome is shown below.
taaaagaaaagaaaaaaaaacagaaaaaacaaaacacattCCCCATTTCCTAGAAAGAGCATCCTCATATAGGTGATCTTGACCAAAATCTACCCAGAGTTTCAATAAGTTCATGTAGTTTTTTAAACCTGAGTTCACAGCACACCATAAGCCAATTTTAAGGATCAACAAATCAACATTCATACCATTATATGAATCAACTCTCCGAAACTTCAACATcgatcttttctttttctcttcttgagGCAAATGTTTCTGCGACGAGCAATGGGAAAGCGATTGTAGCGTCACAATGTACCTGGTTTGCCAAAAAAGGAAATCAAGTGGAATCATAACTTTGTTATATTTAGTCAAGGGAGATCATATAATAGAAAGAGCAATGAAGATCGGTAAAgtgttcaaatataagaaatgaAAGTCGAGAGGCTTTTTTGATAGTGAGATCCAAATGAATCAGGAAACTTTTAAGAGTGTACAATAGAAATTAacatggatgaatgaagcagacCTTGACAGTCTTGGCCGAACCTCGAATTTTGCCCCAAGAGACGGCCTCATCTGGGCGGGCTCCAGAGTCACTTCCATCAAACTCTTGAGCAGTGTTGATAAAGACAGCATAGTCTGCACCATTACGCATCATATTGGCATTGcaaatatgatgttttgggaGTCCTCCACCAAGAATTATCATTCCAGTCTTCCTTGGACTTGCACGAACAGCTTCACCATTCATGGCCCTAATATCTGTCCAAATTTTTGGGTAAGACACTAAGCTCTcaatgagaggaaaaaaaaaaaaaaaaaaaaaaNNNNNNNNNNNNNNNNNNNNNNNACATCTTATTaattcaaaggaaaaaaaaaagaaaagaaatacaaTGCACACAAAAAAAGTCCCATCAAACAAATATCCGTCCAAATAATCAAATACTGCCCCCCCTTCCCACTCATCACCACacaataacaaaatataataataatagaaaaaagtGACCTTGAACGACGTCAATAATCAATCCAGGATTACGATAAGAGTGGAAATACAACATGTCTCCCAATGACCCATCTGTTAATCCTGGACAGAAGACTGGAATATTGTTCTGCATAAAATCAAATGCACCTATTTTAAACTACAGATGAAAAAGGACAACAATATATACTTGCAAAACTA
Proteins encoded:
- the LOC120067306 gene encoding deoxyhypusine synthase isoform X3, encoding MVDVIVTTTGGIEEDLIKCLAPTYKGDFSLPGAVLRSKGLNRIGNLLVPNDNYCKFEDWVIPILDQMLKEQREENVLWTPSKVTRRLGREINDKSSYLYWAYKNNIPVFCPGLTDGSLGDMLYFHSYRNPGLIIDVVQDIRAMNGEAVRASPRKTGMIILGGGLPKHHICNANMMRNGADYAVFINTAQEFDGSDSGARPDEAVSWGKIRGSAKTVKVHCDATIAFPLLVAETFASRREKEKIDVEVSES
- the LOC120067306 gene encoding deoxyhypusine synthase isoform X4, whose amino-acid sequence is MLKEQREENVLWTPSKVTRRLGREINDKSSYLYWAYKNNIPVFCPGLTDGSLGDMLYFHSYRNPGLIIDVVQDIRAMNGEAVRASPRKTGMIILGGGLPKHHICNANMMRNGADYAVFINTAQEFDGSDSGARPDEAVSWGKIRGSAKTVKVHCDATIAFPLLVAETFASRREKEKIDVEVSES